Proteins co-encoded in one Nitrospinota bacterium genomic window:
- the folP gene encoding dihydropteroate synthase: protein MKPKVFSIGGKKLSPLRPLIMGALNVTPDSFSDGGKFSHKTAAVRRAFKMIEEGADIVDVGGESSRPGARPVPEKEELRRVIPVIEAVRKKSAIPISIDTTKAAVAEAALAAGATLINDIGGFRDPAMMAVAARRKAPVVVMHMRGDPRTMQKNPRYKDVVAEVCAWLARQCAALEKEGVTKIIVDPGIGFGKTAAHNVALLAGFSHIASLGYPALLGASRKSFIGAITGAAVEDRLPGTLAAHLWGGLAGASIVRVHDVAAHRQAFDILMEVRGDAPLRPKYR from the coding sequence ATGAAACCGAAGGTTTTCTCCATCGGCGGAAAAAAGCTTTCCCCCCTGCGCCCGCTCATCATGGGGGCGCTCAACGTCACGCCGGACAGCTTTTCCGACGGCGGCAAATTCTCCCATAAAACAGCCGCCGTGAGGCGCGCCTTCAAAATGATCGAAGAGGGGGCGGATATCGTGGATGTCGGCGGCGAGTCGTCCCGCCCCGGCGCGCGCCCCGTGCCGGAGAAAGAGGAACTGCGCCGCGTCATTCCGGTGATCGAGGCGGTACGGAAGAAAAGTGCCATCCCCATTTCCATCGATACCACCAAGGCGGCGGTGGCGGAAGCGGCGCTCGCGGCGGGCGCAACGCTCATCAACGACATCGGCGGATTCCGCGATCCCGCTATGATGGCGGTTGCGGCGCGTCGCAAAGCGCCGGTGGTTGTGATGCATATGCGCGGCGACCCGCGCACCATGCAAAAGAATCCCCGCTATAAGGATGTGGTGGCGGAGGTCTGCGCGTGGCTCGCCAGACAGTGCGCCGCGCTGGAAAAAGAGGGGGTGACGAAAATCATCGTCGACCCCGGCATCGGTTTCGGCAAAACCGCCGCGCATAACGTGGCGTTATTAGCGGGTTTCTCGCATATTGCGTCGCTCGGTTATCCGGCGCTGCTCGGCGCGTCGCGCAAATCGTTCATCGGCGCGATTACCGGCGCGGCGGTGGAGGATCGGCTGCCCGGTACGCTGGCGGCCCACCTCTGGGGGGGCTTGGCGGGGGCATCCATCGTGCGGGTGCATGACGTGGCGGCGCATCGGCAGGCGTTTGATATTTTGATGGAGGTCAGGGGAGATGCTCCCTTGCGGCCAAAATACCGATAA
- a CDS encoding CDGSH iron-sulfur domain-containing protein produces MSEAKIAKIGPYVQHAEVGTYHWCACGLSKTQPFCDGSHKGTGFTPLQVEVKEAGNLPWCGCKHTKTPPYCDGTHTKL; encoded by the coding sequence ATGTCAGAGGCAAAAATAGCCAAAATAGGACCCTACGTACAACACGCCGAAGTGGGAACTTATCATTGGTGCGCCTGCGGCCTTTCGAAGACCCAGCCGTTTTGCGACGGTTCGCACAAGGGAACCGGCTTCACTCCGCTGCAGGTGGAAGTGAAAGAGGCCGGGAATCTGCCGTGGTGCGGCTGCAAGCACACCAAGACGCCGCCGTACTGCGACGGCACACACACGAAGCTGTGA
- a CDS encoding methyl-accepting chemotaxis protein, with translation MKNLSLSMKMSVIFAVLIVVSLVIAAVGVNRLYYINTNVDKVAGLSEKLALTSKIYEKAIWCVRVEKNIIFAPTMEKKGDWEAKFNSYAGEMKALEKELDALLSEEAKKILREYDEKWAVYEANARQIIALSKTYGGIQWADGSATLEQRKNFIRAADLSQVTGRKVIDEMEGSLNGLIDRYKSQIAEAEADSEKALDQTIWLLIIVSVVGLLSGIALAFIILRSVTKSIGEVMEGLTEGSGQVHSASGQLSETSQQMAEGASEQAASIEETSSSLEEISSMTKHNADNSNAV, from the coding sequence ATGAAAAATCTAAGTCTTTCCATGAAGATGTCGGTAATCTTCGCCGTCCTTATCGTTGTCTCCCTCGTCATCGCCGCAGTCGGCGTCAATCGCCTTTATTACATCAATACAAACGTCGATAAAGTGGCGGGGCTTTCCGAGAAGCTGGCGCTGACTTCAAAAATTTATGAAAAGGCCATCTGGTGCGTTCGGGTGGAAAAGAACATTATCTTTGCCCCCACCATGGAAAAAAAAGGGGATTGGGAAGCCAAGTTTAATAGCTACGCGGGAGAGATGAAGGCTCTCGAAAAAGAACTTGATGCGTTGCTGAGCGAAGAAGCAAAAAAAATTCTGCGCGAGTATGACGAAAAGTGGGCCGTATACGAGGCGAACGCCCGGCAGATTATCGCCCTTTCCAAAACCTACGGCGGAATTCAGTGGGCCGATGGCAGTGCCACCCTTGAACAGCGGAAGAACTTCATAAGGGCTGCCGATCTCTCGCAGGTGACCGGCAGGAAGGTAATTGATGAGATGGAGGGTTCCCTCAACGGGCTTATCGACCGTTACAAGAGCCAGATTGCAGAAGCGGAGGCGGATTCCGAAAAGGCGTTAGACCAGACGATCTGGCTGCTCATCATCGTTTCCGTTGTTGGCCTCCTCTCCGGCATTGCGTTGGCTTTTATCATCCTCCGCTCCGTTACCAAGAGCATCGGCGAAGTGATGGAAGGGTTGACGGAAGGTTCCGGGCAGGTGCATAGCGCCAGCGGCCAGCTTAGCGAGACGAGCCAGCAGATGGCGGAAGGGGCGAGTGAGCAGGCGGCGAGCATCGAAGAGACTTCATCGTCATTGGAAGAGATTTCCTCCATGACAAAGCATAACGCCGATAACAGCAACGCGGT